One part of the Dioscorea cayenensis subsp. rotundata cultivar TDr96_F1 chromosome 2, TDr96_F1_v2_PseudoChromosome.rev07_lg8_w22 25.fasta, whole genome shotgun sequence genome encodes these proteins:
- the LOC120272208 gene encoding pheromone-processing carboxypeptidase KEX1-like, producing the protein MDFGDWDNLRREAYRLERDLDVRLSSYAKLGMGYANARAQVSKSHWKSMEMEIENLLERLLDVNEVMIQFNLIAKRTKHANKYTFHRKEEHDYQKRSWIASSKDAKPADDALPYDYEYAATNDGPNANHDDDDAINDDTDAKHDDDDDVNDDADDDATNDDPGDNDNDSDYAWNLNKNGKCAW; encoded by the exons ATGGATTTCGGTGACTGGGACAACCTCCGCCGCGAAGCTTACCGCCTCGAGAGAGACCTTGACGTCCGCCTCTCCTCCTACGCCAAGCTTGGAATGGGTTATGCCAATGCAAGGGCTCAAGTGAGCAAATCTCACTGGAAGTCGATGGAGATGGAGATCGAAAACCTCTTGGAGCGGTTACTTGATGTTAATGAGGTCATGATCC AATTCAATTTGATTGCCAAGCGCACAAAGCATGCCAATAAGTATACGTTCCATAGAAAGGAAGAACATGACTACCAAAAGAGGTCTTGGATCGCATCATCTAAGGATGCCAAACCTGCCGATGATGCATTGCCATATGACTATGAG TATGCTGCTACCAATGATGGTCCTAATGCTaaccatgatgatgatgatgctatcaaTGATGATACTGATGCTaaacatgatgatgatgatgatgttaatgatgatgctgatgatgatgctacCAATGATGACCCTGgagataatgataatgatagtgATTATGCatggaatttaaataaaaatggaaagtGTGCATGGTGA